One genomic window of Dethiosulfovibrio salsuginis includes the following:
- a CDS encoding MerR family transcriptional regulator, with protein MSYKMTIGDFSRISNLSPKALRLYDRQGLLKPVAVDPSTGYRYYAPIQVIESERIRILRSLDMPLEEIRSFLEEKDPTVLREKLGSYRKELEIKVSSMRRNMDFLDKLTEKREEIFLNYAVVVKEIEDQPIISTRIETSISKIGENMGRAFNEVCDHMTKMGLSANGVGIALYHCQEFDPEDLRTEIAIPVRKKD; from the coding sequence GATTTTTCCAGAATCAGTAACCTATCCCCCAAGGCTCTTAGGCTATACGACAGACAGGGATTACTAAAGCCCGTAGCGGTAGATCCCTCCACGGGATACCGCTACTACGCCCCTATACAGGTGATAGAGTCGGAGAGGATAAGGATTCTTCGGTCCCTGGATATGCCACTGGAAGAGATAAGGTCGTTCCTTGAGGAAAAGGACCCGACGGTCCTTAGGGAAAAACTTGGAAGCTACAGAAAAGAGCTTGAGATAAAGGTTTCGTCCATGAGGCGAAACATGGATTTTCTGGACAAGCTAACGGAGAAGAGGGAGGAGATTTTCTTGAACTACGCGGTAGTCGTGAAAGAGATCGAGGATCAACCTATCATATCCACCAGGATAGAGACGTCCATATCCAAAATAGGTGAGAACATGGGAAGGGCATTCAACGAGGTGTGTGACCACATGACGAAAATGGGACTCAGCGCCAACGGTGTGGGGATAGCTCTCTATCACTGTCAGGAGTTCGACCCGGAGGATCTGCGCACCGAGATAGCCATCCCGGTACGCAAAAAGGACTAG